One Sanguibacter keddieii DSM 10542 genomic window carries:
- the frr gene encoding ribosome recycling factor, translating into MIDDTLLEAEDKMDKAIEVAKNGFASIRTGRANSAMFSRITVEYYGAQTPLQQLASFNTPEARTILVVPFDKTALPAIERALRDSDLGVNPSNDGNVIRIVLPVLTAERRKEYVKLAKTQAEDARVSVRAVRRKAKDTLDKLVKDGDAGEDEGVRAEKELEAITKRHVDVVDQLLASKEAELLEV; encoded by the coding sequence GTGATCGACGACACCCTCCTCGAGGCTGAGGACAAGATGGACAAGGCGATCGAGGTCGCCAAGAACGGCTTCGCCAGCATCCGGACCGGACGCGCGAACTCCGCGATGTTCTCGCGGATCACGGTCGAGTACTACGGCGCCCAGACGCCCCTCCAGCAGCTCGCGTCCTTCAACACCCCGGAGGCGCGCACCATCCTCGTGGTGCCCTTCGACAAGACGGCGCTGCCGGCCATCGAGCGCGCCCTGCGCGACTCCGACCTCGGCGTCAACCCGAGCAACGACGGCAACGTCATCCGGATCGTCCTCCCGGTCCTCACGGCGGAGCGTCGCAAGGAGTACGTCAAGCTCGCCAAGACCCAGGCAGAGGACGCCCGTGTCTCGGTGCGCGCTGTCCGCCGCAAGGCGAAGGACACGCTCGACAAGCTCGTCAAGGACGGCGACGCCGGCGAGGACGAGGGCGTGCGCGCGGAGAAGGAGCTCGAGGCGATCACCAAGCGGCACGTCGACGTCGTCGACCAGCTGCTCGCCTCCAAGGAAGCCGAGCTGCTCGAAGTCTGA
- a CDS encoding tyrosine recombinase XerC, with protein MHESAGDAPSLDDVRVLEEFSAHLTSQRGLSEHTVRAYASDLAGLSSFAHQVGAGPLAAVGLDTLRGWLAQMAGRDLARSTVARRGAAVRAFYGWAVRSGRVGSDPSVRLGSPTVSKTLPTVLAVDSATALMETARTAAVDGDPAALRAWACVELLYATGVRVGELVSLDLQDVDLDTRSVRVVGKGDKERVVPFGVPAATALRSWIEDGRPGLERGSGATAVFLGQRGQRWGQRQVRETVHRLSAAASVDDVAPHDLRHSAATHLLNGGSDLRTVQEVLGHSTLSTTQRYTHVSAERLRSSYQLAHPRA; from the coding sequence ATGCACGAGAGCGCCGGAGATGCCCCGAGCCTCGACGACGTCCGCGTCCTCGAGGAGTTCTCGGCGCACCTGACGTCGCAGCGCGGGCTCTCCGAGCACACGGTCCGCGCCTACGCCTCCGACCTCGCCGGGCTGTCGTCCTTCGCCCACCAGGTCGGTGCCGGACCGCTCGCAGCGGTGGGCCTCGACACCCTGCGCGGCTGGCTCGCGCAGATGGCCGGTCGTGACCTGGCCCGGTCCACCGTGGCCCGCCGCGGTGCAGCCGTCCGGGCCTTCTACGGCTGGGCCGTCCGGAGCGGGAGGGTCGGGAGCGACCCGTCCGTGCGGCTCGGCAGCCCCACCGTCTCGAAGACGCTGCCGACGGTCCTCGCGGTGGACAGCGCGACCGCCCTCATGGAGACGGCCCGCACCGCTGCCGTCGACGGCGACCCCGCCGCGCTGCGCGCCTGGGCCTGCGTGGAGCTGCTCTACGCGACCGGGGTCCGTGTCGGCGAGCTGGTCTCCCTCGACCTGCAGGACGTCGACCTCGACACGCGGTCGGTCCGGGTCGTGGGCAAGGGCGACAAGGAGCGTGTCGTGCCCTTCGGCGTACCGGCGGCGACGGCGCTGCGCTCCTGGATCGAGGACGGACGTCCCGGCCTCGAGCGTGGGAGCGGTGCCACGGCGGTGTTCCTGGGGCAGCGCGGCCAGCGCTGGGGGCAGCGGCAGGTCCGCGAGACGGTCCACAGGCTCTCCGCCGCCGCTTCGGTCGACGACGTCGCCCCGCACGACCTGCGGCACAGCGCCGCGACCCACCTGCTCAACGGTGGCTCCGACCTGAGGACGGTCCAAGAGGTCCTCGGGCACTCCACGCTCTCCACCACCCAGAGATATACGCACGTGTCGGCCGAGCGACTCAGGTCGTCCTACCAGCTAGCGCACCCTCGCGCATGA
- a CDS encoding phosphatidate cytidylyltransferase yields the protein MVDSPSSEAVARAPRTGRNLPVAIGVGVALLLAVFGSLFIRKEIFIGFALLAIGAALWELSKAFGRRGIHIPLLPLWVGSAGMLVSTYRAGSEALMVSFVLTAAGLVVWRVVDGGGTGAVRDAASGIFAATYLPLMGGFVMLMLAADDGHWQVLVFILLAVANDVGGFVAGVLFGRHPLAPSVSPKKSWEGLAGSFVLAMAVGLVGAVLLLDHNPVIGLALGLLTPLTATLGDLAESMIKRDLELKDMGSLLPGHGGVLDRLDSMLLTAPFVYLLLSVGPELAA from the coding sequence ATGGTCGACTCTCCCTCGTCCGAGGCCGTCGCCCGGGCTCCGCGCACAGGTCGCAACCTCCCGGTCGCGATCGGTGTCGGCGTCGCCCTGCTCCTGGCGGTGTTCGGGTCGCTGTTCATCCGCAAGGAGATCTTCATCGGCTTCGCGCTGCTGGCGATCGGTGCTGCTCTCTGGGAGCTCTCGAAGGCCTTCGGTCGTCGAGGGATCCACATCCCGCTGCTGCCGCTGTGGGTCGGCTCGGCCGGCATGCTCGTCTCGACCTACCGGGCGGGGTCCGAGGCCCTCATGGTCTCGTTCGTCCTGACCGCTGCGGGCCTGGTCGTCTGGCGTGTGGTCGACGGCGGCGGGACCGGAGCGGTGCGCGACGCCGCGTCCGGGATCTTCGCAGCCACGTACCTGCCGCTCATGGGCGGGTTCGTCATGCTCATGCTCGCGGCGGACGACGGTCACTGGCAGGTGCTCGTCTTCATCCTGCTGGCCGTCGCGAACGACGTCGGCGGGTTCGTGGCAGGGGTCCTCTTCGGACGGCACCCGCTGGCCCCGTCGGTCAGCCCGAAGAAGAGCTGGGAGGGGCTCGCCGGCTCCTTCGTCCTGGCCATGGCCGTCGGTCTCGTGGGGGCCGTCCTGCTGCTCGACCACAACCCGGTCATCGGTCTGGCGCTGGGTCTGCTGACACCGCTCACCGCGACCCTCGGGGACCTCGCGGAGTCGATGATCAAGCGCGACCTAGAATTGAAGGACATGGGGTCGCTGCTGCCCGGGCACGGCGGGGTCCTGGACCGTCTCGACTCGATGCTGCTCACCGCCCCGTTCGTGTACCTGCTGCTCTCGGTCGGCCCGGAGCTGGCCGCCTGA
- a CDS encoding YraN family protein, whose product MDVDRTDRAAVGRYGEELVARMLEGAGWVVVDRNWRGTGGELDLVALDGRELVVIEVKTRTGLGYGHPSEAVTPRKLARLRRLAGEWLAGRAAETVPERPTSVRVDVVGVLLEKGRPPQVDHLVGVL is encoded by the coding sequence ATGGACGTGGACAGGACAGACCGGGCCGCAGTGGGCCGGTACGGAGAAGAGCTCGTCGCCCGGATGCTCGAGGGCGCCGGGTGGGTCGTGGTGGACCGGAACTGGCGCGGGACGGGTGGCGAGCTCGACCTCGTGGCTCTCGACGGGCGTGAGCTCGTGGTCATCGAGGTCAAGACCCGGACCGGGCTGGGGTACGGACACCCGTCGGAGGCGGTCACCCCGCGCAAGCTCGCCCGGCTCCGCCGGCTCGCGGGCGAGTGGTTGGCCGGCAGGGCCGCCGAGACGGTGCCGGAGCGGCCGACGTCGGTGCGGGTCGACGTGGTCGGGGTCCTGCTCGAGAAGGGTCGCCCGCCGCAGGTCGACCATCTCGTGGGCGTGCTCTGA
- a CDS encoding FliA/WhiG family RNA polymerase sigma factor → MTASSPTLLDESHVTDRVTPGEPALGTPASALVATQDLVATPDVDLQPGAPVAARPAARSGMLHERLDRAAQRGPAPTAVVVDQAAAAAAAVASEIAGVWREYKACADAPTRERLILHYAPLVTSVASRVGMKLPSTVEHADLVSYGMFGLIDAIEKFELDREIKFETYATSRIRGAILDELRANDWVPRSVRSKARAVDRAHAELEARLHRAPTDPEIAEHMEIALSELRSIRHLVSTVNLVALDEVFGAGDQVEPVGHLDTGHGARSTDPARTFESKETKFLLSQAMDQLGEREKIMLVLYYYEGMTLAEIGAVLGVTESRISQMHTAAMGRLREKLSRSESA, encoded by the coding sequence ATGACTGCATCGAGCCCCACCCTGCTCGACGAGAGCCACGTGACGGACCGGGTGACCCCGGGCGAGCCCGCCCTCGGGACCCCGGCCTCCGCCCTCGTGGCGACCCAGGACCTCGTGGCGACCCCCGACGTCGACCTCCAGCCCGGTGCCCCGGTCGCAGCCCGCCCGGCCGCCCGGTCCGGCATGCTGCACGAGCGCCTCGACCGCGCCGCCCAGCGTGGGCCGGCTCCGACGGCCGTGGTGGTCGACCAGGCAGCCGCCGCTGCGGCAGCGGTCGCGAGCGAGATCGCCGGCGTGTGGCGCGAGTACAAGGCCTGCGCCGACGCACCCACCCGCGAGCGCCTCATCCTGCACTACGCACCCCTCGTGACCTCGGTCGCGTCCCGGGTCGGGATGAAGCTCCCCAGCACCGTCGAGCACGCCGACCTCGTCTCGTACGGGATGTTCGGGCTCATCGACGCGATCGAGAAGTTCGAGCTCGACCGCGAGATCAAGTTCGAGACCTACGCCACGTCACGCATCCGGGGAGCGATCCTCGACGAGCTGCGCGCCAACGACTGGGTCCCGCGCTCGGTGCGCAGCAAGGCGCGCGCCGTCGACCGTGCGCACGCCGAGCTCGAGGCGCGCCTGCACCGGGCGCCGACCGACCCGGAGATCGCCGAGCACATGGAGATCGCGCTGAGCGAGCTCCGCTCGATCCGCCACCTCGTGTCGACGGTGAACCTCGTGGCGCTCGACGAGGTCTTCGGTGCGGGCGACCAGGTCGAGCCGGTCGGTCACCTCGACACCGGTCACGGCGCCCGCTCGACCGACCCGGCGCGGACCTTCGAGTCCAAGGAGACCAAGTTCCTGCTCTCGCAGGCCATGGACCAGCTCGGAGAGCGCGAGAAGATCATGCTGGTGCTCTACTACTACGAGGGCATGACCCTCGCCGAGATCGGCGCCGTGCTCGGGGTCACCGAGTCGCGGATCTCGCAGATGCACACTGCGGCCATGGGCCGGCTCCGTGAGAAGCTCTCCCGCAGCGAGAGCGCCTGA
- the rpsB gene encoding 30S ribosomal protein S2 yields the protein MAVVTMRQLLESGVHFGHQTRRWNPKMKRFIFTERNGIYIVDLQQSLSYIDRAYEFVKETVAHGGSILFVGTKKQAQEPVAEQAARVGMPYVNHRWLGGMLTNFQTVNKRLQRLKELEQIDFDDVAGSAFTKKELLIMRRERDKLARTLGGIRDMAKIPSAVWIVDTNKEHLAVDEARKLRIPIVAILDTNCDPDVVDYKIPGNDDAIRAVALLTRVIADAVAEGLIARHAGKSGGAEATEAEPLAEWERELLEGASKDAAAPAAEAPAAEAPAAEAPAAAEAPAAEEPAAAEAPAAEAPAEAAAEVEAPAAEAESK from the coding sequence ATGGCCGTCGTGACCATGCGCCAGCTCCTCGAGAGCGGTGTCCACTTCGGACACCAGACCCGTCGTTGGAACCCGAAGATGAAGCGCTTCATCTTCACGGAGCGCAACGGCATCTACATCGTCGACCTCCAGCAGTCGCTGTCCTACATCGACCGCGCCTACGAGTTCGTCAAGGAGACGGTCGCCCACGGTGGGTCGATCCTCTTCGTCGGTACGAAGAAGCAGGCTCAGGAGCCCGTCGCCGAGCAGGCCGCACGCGTGGGCATGCCCTACGTGAACCACCGCTGGCTCGGTGGCATGCTCACCAACTTCCAGACGGTGAACAAGCGCCTGCAGCGCCTCAAGGAGCTCGAGCAGATCGACTTCGACGACGTCGCGGGGAGCGCCTTCACCAAGAAGGAGCTGCTCATCATGCGTCGCGAGCGCGACAAGCTCGCCCGCACCCTCGGCGGCATCCGCGACATGGCGAAGATCCCCTCCGCCGTGTGGATCGTGGACACCAACAAGGAGCACCTCGCGGTCGACGAGGCGCGCAAGCTGCGCATCCCGATCGTCGCGATCCTCGACACCAACTGCGACCCTGACGTCGTGGACTACAAGATCCCGGGCAACGACGACGCCATCCGCGCCGTCGCGCTGCTGACGCGAGTCATCGCCGACGCCGTCGCCGAGGGCCTCATCGCCCGTCACGCCGGCAAGTCCGGTGGCGCCGAGGCCACCGAGGCCGAGCCGCTCGCCGAGTGGGAGCGCGAGCTCCTCGAGGGTGCGTCCAAGGACGCTGCGGCCCCGGCCGCCGAGGCGCCCGCTGCTGAGGCACCCGCTGCCGAGGCTCCGGCCGCTGCCGAGGCCCCCGCGGCCGAGGAGCCCGCCGCTGCCGAGGCACCCGCTGCTGAGGCTCCGGCCGAGGCTGCCGCCGAGGTCGAGGCTCCGGCCGCCGAGGCAGAGTCCAAGTAG
- the rlmN gene encoding 23S rRNA (adenine(2503)-C(2))-methyltransferase RlmN: MAAPPRRGKPPRHFADLSPEERVAAVTELGEKPFRAKQLATHYFSHLTADPQDMTDLPAGSRDVLTDALFPPLLTKVRTMEADGGTTVKTLWHLYDQVKVESVLMRYTSRTTLCVSSQAGCGMACPFCATGQLGLTRNLSTAEIVEQVRQAAKSLADGEIPGGPTRLNNLVFMGMGEPLANYKAVIGTVRQAVAPAPDGLGMSARNITVSTVGLVPAMNKLAKEGIPVTLALSLHAPDDELRSDLVPINTRWSVDEVLDAARGYFDATGRRVSIEYALIKDMNDHAWRADLLGEKLTARGQGWVHVNPIPLNPTPGSIWTASEQDVEDEFVARLRGHGIPTTIRDTRGSDIDGACGQLAAEESA, encoded by the coding sequence ATGGCCGCGCCCCCGCGTCGCGGCAAGCCCCCGCGCCACTTCGCCGACCTCTCCCCGGAGGAGCGCGTGGCGGCAGTCACCGAGCTCGGCGAGAAGCCGTTCCGCGCCAAGCAGCTCGCGACGCACTACTTCTCCCACCTCACCGCGGACCCCCAGGACATGACGGACCTGCCCGCCGGCAGCCGCGACGTGCTGACCGACGCGCTGTTCCCGCCGCTGCTCACCAAGGTGCGCACCATGGAGGCCGACGGCGGCACGACCGTGAAGACCCTCTGGCACCTCTACGACCAGGTCAAGGTCGAGTCGGTGCTCATGCGCTACACGAGCCGCACGACGCTCTGCGTGTCGAGCCAGGCCGGCTGCGGCATGGCGTGCCCCTTCTGCGCGACCGGGCAGCTGGGCCTGACCCGCAACCTCTCGACCGCCGAGATCGTCGAGCAGGTCCGGCAGGCCGCCAAGTCGCTCGCCGACGGCGAGATCCCCGGCGGCCCCACCCGGCTCAACAACCTCGTGTTCATGGGGATGGGCGAGCCGCTCGCCAACTACAAGGCGGTCATCGGCACCGTGCGCCAGGCCGTCGCCCCGGCCCCCGACGGCCTCGGCATGTCGGCGCGCAACATCACCGTCTCCACGGTCGGCCTCGTCCCCGCGATGAACAAGCTGGCCAAGGAGGGCATCCCGGTGACGCTCGCGCTGTCGCTGCACGCCCCCGACGACGAGCTCCGCAGCGACCTGGTCCCGATCAACACGCGCTGGTCGGTCGACGAGGTCCTCGACGCGGCGCGTGGGTACTTCGACGCGACGGGTCGACGCGTGAGCATCGAGTACGCCCTCATCAAGGACATGAACGACCACGCGTGGCGCGCGGACCTGCTGGGCGAGAAGCTCACCGCCCGCGGCCAGGGCTGGGTGCACGTCAACCCCATCCCGCTCAACCCCACGCCCGGCTCCATCTGGACCGCGAGCGAGCAGGACGTCGAGGACGAGTTCGTCGCCCGGCTCCGTGGGCACGGCATCCCCACCACCATCCGGGACACTCGGGGAAGTGACATCGACGGCGCCTGCGGGCAGCTCGCAGCGGAGGAGTCAGCATGA
- a CDS encoding YifB family Mg chelatase-like AAA ATPase codes for MALGTTLAVCLVGLTGHLVEVEAHLAASVPGFTLVGLPDTALAESRDRVRAAVASTGLVLPQRKVTVNLSPAALPKAGSGYDLAIAVAVLAGAGMIHREGLARTVHLGELGLDGRVHPVRGVLPAVAAAAAAGVERVVVPAGDADEAALVPGIEVVGVRWLAEVVARYGADVVVPDDGARGRRPPAERATQTVDVDLDEVVGQSAARVALEVAAAGGHHLLMVGPPGTGKTMLAARLPGLLPALTEREAIEVTSVHSVAGTFDAAGGLLVRPPFEDPHHTATPAAVVGGGSGTPRPGAASRAHRGILFMDEAPEFSPRVLQTLRQPLEHGELVIERANGSARYPARFQLVLAANPCPCGLAIGKGLDCSCTPMARRRYFARLSGPLLDRVDLQVEVHPVTRLDMLDGRAREGTAVVARRVAQARAASRERLASTAWSTNSEVPGGWLRARLGADRSLLGDLDAAMDRGTLSLRGADRVLRVAWTLADLAGRDAPCADDIGRALVLRTRGQGL; via the coding sequence ATGGCGCTCGGCACCACGCTCGCCGTGTGCCTGGTCGGGCTGACCGGGCACCTGGTCGAGGTCGAGGCGCACCTGGCCGCCTCGGTCCCGGGGTTCACCCTCGTCGGGCTCCCGGACACCGCGCTCGCCGAGTCCCGCGACCGCGTCCGGGCAGCAGTCGCGTCGACCGGTCTCGTGCTCCCGCAGCGCAAGGTGACGGTCAACCTGTCACCGGCGGCCCTCCCGAAGGCAGGGTCGGGCTACGACCTCGCGATCGCCGTCGCCGTGCTGGCGGGCGCCGGCATGATCCACCGGGAGGGGCTCGCCAGGACCGTGCACCTGGGCGAGCTCGGGCTGGACGGGCGTGTGCACCCCGTGCGGGGCGTGCTCCCTGCCGTGGCGGCGGCCGCCGCCGCCGGGGTCGAGCGCGTGGTCGTGCCTGCCGGCGACGCGGACGAGGCAGCACTCGTCCCTGGGATCGAGGTGGTCGGCGTGCGGTGGTTGGCCGAGGTCGTGGCCCGGTACGGGGCGGACGTCGTGGTCCCCGACGACGGCGCCCGAGGACGCCGGCCTCCTGCGGAGCGCGCGACGCAGACGGTCGACGTCGACCTCGACGAGGTCGTCGGGCAGTCCGCAGCGCGGGTCGCGCTCGAGGTGGCGGCCGCCGGCGGGCACCACCTCCTCATGGTCGGACCGCCGGGCACCGGCAAGACGATGCTGGCGGCGCGGCTCCCCGGTCTGCTGCCGGCGCTCACCGAGCGCGAGGCGATCGAGGTCACCTCGGTCCACTCGGTCGCAGGCACCTTCGACGCGGCCGGCGGGCTCCTCGTCCGGCCTCCTTTCGAGGACCCTCACCACACGGCGACCCCGGCGGCCGTCGTGGGGGGAGGCTCGGGGACACCTCGCCCGGGCGCAGCCTCGCGGGCGCACCGGGGGATCCTGTTCATGGACGAGGCGCCGGAGTTCTCGCCGCGGGTGCTGCAGACCCTCCGGCAGCCGCTCGAGCACGGCGAGCTCGTCATCGAACGGGCCAACGGCAGCGCCCGGTACCCCGCGCGGTTCCAGCTGGTGCTGGCCGCGAACCCCTGCCCGTGCGGGCTCGCGATCGGCAAGGGTCTCGACTGCTCCTGCACGCCGATGGCACGGAGACGCTACTTCGCGAGGCTCTCGGGCCCGCTGCTCGACCGCGTCGACCTCCAGGTCGAGGTGCACCCGGTGACCCGTCTCGACATGCTCGACGGCCGAGCGCGGGAGGGGACCGCTGTGGTCGCGCGTCGCGTGGCACAGGCGCGGGCCGCGTCCCGCGAGCGGTTGGCCTCGACTGCCTGGAGCACGAACAGCGAGGTCCCCGGAGGGTGGTTGCGCGCTCGCCTCGGCGCAGACCGTTCGCTCCTCGGCGACCTGGACGCGGCGATGGACCGGGGGACCCTGAGCCTGCGCGGGGCCGACCGCGTGCTCCGCGTCGCCTGGACCCTCGCCGACCTCGCCGGGCGGGACGCGCCCTGCGCCGACGACATCGGCCGGGCGCTCGTGCTCCGGACGCGGGGGCAAGGGCTGTGA
- the pyrH gene encoding UMP kinase, with translation MTDVSIEDQRSGTGGARRVLLKLSGEAFGGGQIGLASDVVRRVAAEIAAAVAEGVQVAIVVGGGNFFRGAELSQQGLDRARADYMGMLGTVMNCLALQDFLEQAGVSTRVQTAIAMGQVAEPYIPLRAIRHLEKGRVVIFGAGAGMPYFSTDTVAAQRALETHCDEVLMGKNGVDGVYSADPRKDPDAVKLDSLTYTDALVNDLAVMDATALSLCRDNDVHMRVFGMDEPGNVTRALLGEKIGTLVTAG, from the coding sequence GTGACGGACGTCAGCATCGAGGACCAGCGGTCCGGCACCGGGGGAGCCCGCAGGGTCCTCCTCAAGCTGTCGGGCGAGGCCTTCGGCGGTGGGCAGATCGGGCTCGCGTCCGACGTGGTCCGCCGCGTCGCCGCCGAGATCGCCGCGGCGGTCGCCGAGGGTGTCCAGGTGGCCATCGTCGTCGGGGGAGGGAACTTCTTCCGCGGGGCCGAGCTCTCCCAGCAGGGCCTCGACCGGGCGCGCGCCGACTACATGGGCATGCTCGGGACCGTGATGAACTGCCTCGCCCTCCAGGACTTCCTCGAGCAGGCCGGCGTGAGCACGCGCGTGCAGACGGCGATCGCCATGGGCCAGGTCGCCGAGCCGTACATCCCGCTCCGGGCGATCCGGCACCTCGAGAAGGGCCGCGTCGTGATCTTCGGCGCCGGCGCCGGCATGCCGTACTTCTCGACGGACACCGTCGCCGCCCAGCGCGCTCTCGAGACGCACTGCGACGAGGTGCTCATGGGCAAGAACGGCGTCGACGGGGTCTACTCCGCAGACCCGCGCAAGGACCCGGACGCCGTGAAGCTCGACTCCCTGACCTACACCGACGCGCTCGTCAACGACCTTGCCGTCATGGACGCCACGGCCCTGAGCCTGTGCCGCGACAACGACGTGCACATGCGCGTGTTCGGCATGGACGAGCCCGGCAACGTCACCCGCGCGCTGCTGGGTGAGAAGATCGGAACGCTGGTCACCGCGGGCTGA
- the tsf gene encoding translation elongation factor Ts, translated as MANYTAADIKALRERTGAGMLDVKKALDEADGNAEKALEIIRIKGLKGVSKREGNATSEGLVALVVTAVDGGEVGTVVELNSETDFVAKSDAFIALADRVLNAVAASGAADVEAGLAADVDGETVAELVASTAATLGEKIVLRRVARVAAPKVTSYLHRTSKDLPPSIGVLIGTDEAGAAVGKDIAQHIAAMSPTFLSREDVPEETVANERRIAEETSRNEGKPEAALPKIIEGRLGGFFKDVVLLEQPLAKDPKKSVKKTLEEVGGTATEFVRFRVGS; from the coding sequence ATGGCGAACTACACCGCCGCTGACATCAAGGCGCTCCGCGAGCGCACCGGTGCAGGCATGCTCGACGTCAAGAAGGCCCTCGACGAGGCCGACGGCAACGCCGAGAAGGCACTCGAGATCATCCGCATCAAGGGTCTCAAGGGCGTCTCCAAGCGCGAGGGCAACGCGACCTCCGAGGGCCTCGTCGCCCTCGTCGTGACCGCCGTCGACGGTGGAGAGGTCGGCACCGTCGTCGAGCTCAACTCCGAGACCGACTTCGTCGCCAAGTCCGACGCCTTCATCGCCCTGGCCGACCGCGTGCTCAACGCCGTCGCCGCCTCGGGTGCCGCAGACGTCGAGGCCGGGCTGGCCGCTGACGTCGACGGCGAGACCGTCGCCGAGCTCGTCGCCTCGACCGCCGCGACCCTGGGCGAGAAGATCGTCCTGCGCCGCGTCGCCCGCGTCGCCGCGCCGAAGGTCACGAGCTACCTGCACCGCACGAGCAAGGACCTCCCGCCGTCGATCGGTGTCCTCATCGGCACCGACGAGGCCGGAGCGGCCGTGGGCAAGGACATCGCGCAGCACATCGCCGCCATGTCGCCCACCTTCCTCAGCCGTGAGGACGTCCCCGAGGAGACCGTCGCCAACGAGCGTCGTATCGCCGAGGAGACCTCGCGCAACGAGGGCAAGCCCGAGGCTGCCCTCCCGAAGATCATCGAAGGCCGCCTCGGCGGGTTCTTCAAGGACGTCGTGCTCCTCGAGCAGCCCCTTGCCAAGGACCCGAAGAAGTCGGTCAAGAAGACCCTCGAAGAGGTCGGCGGGACCGCCACGGAGTTCGTGCGCTTCCGCGTCGGCTCCTGA
- a CDS encoding DUF2469 domain-containing protein, translating into MSAEDLENYETDMELALYREYRDVVRLFAYVVETERRFYLANSVDLQVRSAAGEVYFELRLGDAWVWDVYRSKRFVKAVRVVTFKDVNVEELAQAELDL; encoded by the coding sequence GTGAGCGCTGAGGACCTGGAGAACTACGAGACCGACATGGAGCTCGCGCTGTACCGCGAGTACCGCGACGTGGTGAGGCTCTTCGCCTACGTGGTGGAGACCGAACGGCGGTTCTACCTCGCCAACAGCGTCGACCTGCAGGTGCGGTCGGCCGCTGGTGAGGTGTACTTCGAGCTGCGGCTGGGCGACGCCTGGGTGTGGGACGTCTACCGCTCCAAGCGCTTCGTCAAGGCGGTGCGCGTCGTCACCTTCAAGGACGTCAACGTCGAAGAGCTCGCGCAGGCGGAGCTCGACCTCTAG
- a CDS encoding DNA-processing protein DprA — MSAGQAGGRASAASSWRPGEARTSTVLARAAWSRIAEPADRAAGALLRTVGPVDALGWLQSAGTGDDAVRHAVSRLCEVIGVDDRTTVRRLAAAVARWAPRVATTDPARDLDNLARLGGRLVVPEDDEWPTGLLDLGDEGPACLWVRGTGRVDETLRRTVSVVGARASTDYGDRVAGELSVGLVAAGCTTVSGGAYGIDAVVHRSTLAVDGTTVAFLAGGPDRLYPAGNADLLRGVLDGAGLVLSELPPGSVPSRVRFLRRNRLIAASGRSTVVVEAAWRSGSLVTARLAAGIGRPVGAVPGPVTAAGSAGCHRLLREGVAVCVTDVDEVLELSGAAGEGLDGIAATGALRDDADTRETDGLDAPGKAAYDALPLRRPVPVDALVRSSGLAPHELMAALGVLEVRGLAVRSTGGWSRAASTGWS; from the coding sequence GTGAGCGCGGGGCAGGCGGGAGGCAGGGCGAGCGCTGCGAGCAGCTGGCGCCCGGGGGAGGCGCGCACCTCGACCGTGCTGGCCCGGGCGGCCTGGAGCCGGATCGCGGAGCCGGCCGACCGGGCCGCCGGTGCGCTGCTGAGGACGGTCGGCCCGGTCGACGCCCTCGGCTGGCTGCAGAGTGCAGGGACCGGGGACGACGCCGTCCGGCACGCCGTCTCCCGGCTCTGCGAGGTGATCGGTGTGGACGACAGGACCACCGTGCGACGGCTCGCGGCTGCGGTCGCACGTTGGGCACCTCGGGTGGCGACCACCGACCCGGCCCGAGACCTCGACAACCTCGCGAGGCTCGGTGGGCGTCTCGTCGTCCCCGAGGACGACGAGTGGCCGACCGGGCTGCTCGACCTCGGTGACGAGGGCCCCGCGTGCCTGTGGGTGCGGGGGACCGGTCGGGTCGACGAGACGCTCAGGCGGACGGTCTCGGTCGTAGGGGCCCGGGCGAGCACCGACTACGGCGACCGGGTCGCCGGTGAGCTGTCGGTCGGCCTCGTCGCCGCGGGGTGCACGACCGTCTCCGGAGGCGCTTACGGGATCGACGCGGTGGTCCACCGGTCCACCCTGGCGGTCGACGGGACCACGGTCGCGTTCCTCGCCGGCGGACCTGACCGCCTCTACCCGGCCGGGAACGCGGACCTCCTGCGCGGGGTGCTGGACGGTGCGGGACTGGTGCTGAGCGAGCTCCCGCCCGGGTCGGTGCCGAGCCGGGTGCGGTTCCTGCGTCGCAACCGGCTCATCGCCGCGTCGGGTCGGTCCACGGTCGTCGTCGAGGCGGCGTGGCGCTCCGGCTCGTTGGTCACCGCGCGCCTGGCGGCGGGGATCGGTCGCCCGGTCGGTGCCGTCCCCGGACCGGTCACCGCGGCAGGGTCGGCCGGGTGCCACCGGCTGCTGCGCGAGGGTGTCGCCGTCTGCGTGACCGACGTGGACGAGGTGCTCGAGCTCTCCGGTGCCGCGGGCGAGGGCCTCGACGGCATCGCGGCGACGGGAGCGCTGCGGGACGACGCGGACACGCGTGAGACCGACGGGCTCGACGCACCCGGCAAGGCTGCCTACGACGCGCTCCCGCTGCGACGGCCCGTCCCGGTCGACGCGCTGGTCCGGTCCTCGGGTCTGGCGCCCCACGAGCTCATGGCAGCGCTCGGGGTGCTGGAGGTCCGCGGGCTCGCGGTCCGGAGCACCGGTGGATGGTCACGCGCGGCGTCGACGGGCTGGTCGTGA